The Lathyrus oleraceus cultivar Zhongwan6 chromosome 5, CAAS_Psat_ZW6_1.0, whole genome shotgun sequence genome includes the window GTCCTTCGCTTCAGGGCCTGTCCCTCGGTGTGGTCAGTACTCCATACTGTCGGGCAGCGAAGCTTACACTTGTTAACTAATTATGACGGTTCGCCAGGGCCTCTTTCCTCCTCCCTTTTCTGCTCACTCGTAAGGGGTCCGGACCCCCACAAAGGGGGAGGGAGTCGACTGAACATCTCAGCCATTGGCGGGAATTTCGCCCGCATCCGATCCCCAATTCCTGTTCACCCCGGATGATCGTGTTGGGTGAATTGTGACCTCGTACGATCGTGTCGGGTGAGCAACAGCCGCTTCGTCACAGTACTTACTTATGGGCTAACGGGTCACACTTTGGCCAAGTATCCTACAAAGAGACTCCCGAGAGCCAGAAGTATTAAAGGAATGGCCATAGGAATGGGCGCATCATGACATCGTAAGATGTCTCGCCCGAATGAATTAGTTGGTACTAGAAATGTTAGAAAAAGTGAACGAAAAGAGTAATAAGAAGTGAAAAGGACAGAGACACTTCCCAACCAGAAAGCAAAATTACCACTTATGGTATACTTAGTGTAAGCGAGCTCTAATATCACATCTTTGGAATAAAATCCAGTTAGAAAAGGAAATCCAATTAGAGATAAGCTGCCCATGAGCATCATGGCATAGGTAAAAGGGAACGAGGAGGCAAGCCCCCCCATCTTCCGCATATCTTGCTCATCCGACATGGCATGAATCACCGAACCTGCACTCAGGAATAGTAATGCTTTGAAAAAGGCGTGATTCATTAAGTGAAAGACGCTAACCGAATAGTTAGAGATGCCGCAAGCAAAGATCATATAGCCTAATTGACTGCAAGTTGAATAAGCTATGACCCTCTTTAGATCGTTCTGTAATATTCCAGTGGTTGCCGCAAGGAATGACGTCGTAGCTCCTGCAGAAGTAATAACAATCAAAGCCGTAGGTGGGTATTCAAATAAAGGGGAGCACCTTGCTATCATGAAAACGCCAGCTGTGACCATAGTAGCTGCATGAATCAAAGCGGATACAGGAGTGGGACCCTCCATAGCATCGGGTGACCAAGTATGCGATCCTATCTGTGCAGATTTCCCAACAGCACCAATAAGAAGTAAAATACAAATCAGAGTTATGGCATTCAATCTCATATTGCAAGAAATCCAAGAATTTCTGGGGGCACTAGCACGAGCAAAAATGGTTGAAAAGTCTACTGTTTGAAAGAGAGTAAAACGACCCGAAATCCCAGGAGCTAATCCAAAATCACCTACTCGATTGACAGGCATAGCTTTTGTAGCTGCTTTATCTGCCTGAAGTCGTGTAAACCAGAAATGAATTAACAAATATGAAGCAAGACCTACTCCCTCCCATCCCAGGAATAATTGAAGAGAGTTATCTCCAGTCACCAACATTGGCATAAAAAAAGTAAGAATGGATAAATAACACATAAATCGAGGGCTATGCGGATCCTCAGACATATATGAAATGGAATAAAGATGGACCAAGCTACTTATGGATGTAACCACAATTAACATCACTACGGTCGGGCTATCGAACACGGAGTCAGAAGTTAATTACGAGTCGGACCTATTTGCGAATCGAGCGAGCTCCCCTTGCATGCAATGATGTGGTGGTGAACCTCTCATTCTAATTAAGTGCTCTCCGAACCGTGCGGGAAGGTTTCCCATCACACGGCTCACCAACTTGATCTTCCGCGGGAACCGTATGTCCGAACAGGCCTGGAAAAAGAGGTACTGACTCCCTCTCCTTATCAGTCGAGTTACTTCATACCTTTCCTTTGCCACTCAAGTGTACGGCATCCGCCGTGCTTAGGCCCCTTCTTCCCTTCCCTAATGAAAGAGTCCACCGCCTGCCTTAGTAGTCTCAAATAGGGCGTGCAGGCCTGCCTATTTTTTTAGTAGGTGATTCACTACCGAAGAGAAGAAAAGGCTGGATCAAGAAAAGGGGGTACTACGAGCCCTCTGCCCCACGCATCTAACCAGCTCGCGTGGTTCACCGGTTCCACCGACTAGACTCTTAGAGTTATTCAGTCGATACAGAGGTGCGCTTGAAGTGGGGGGTGTGCTGTCCCTATTGGGCTGGGCCCTTCCCCATAAGGCCCCACCGTCGGGGCATAAGCGCCCTCTTGCTACCCATATGCGAGGCGCCGTCTTAGCCTTCCCTGACCAGGATCGCTCCCACACCTGTAGCGTTCGTGATCGGCCTACTCAACTGTGTATCGATCGAAAGGCAGGGCGGCACAGCCCCCAAGGGAGTGGTTACGTCCAGTATGTCCCCCTTCTTCCCGACATGCTATGGTGCCCCCGGGGGGGTAGGAGCGGGTCGAGTCCGTATCGCCGCGGAGCAACAGCCGCGTCCGGATCTGATCTATCTACTCGGCAATTCATCCGGTGACTTCACGGTCGCCAAAGAAGCCCCAAGAAGCATCAAACATTTCCGATGAGATCCATGGAGCAATTCTTAGATAGCAAGCACTAGCTCCCGGTGCGACTTCATAAAAAGCAATCAAAGATAAGATCGAAGAGAATGAAACGCACGTAGTGGTCATTATAGCGGTTCCTTCTGATCCTAGAAAACGTCCGAAAAAACCAGCTACGGAACTACCGAGCAGGGGCAAAAATACGATAAGTAGATACATAATTTCGAGTGTGatcagacaaccaaaaatcagACAATGACAGAGCGGCCTGTAATAAGTGCCAGACCCTCAACAAAAGAATGGATTAAGGTGATAGAGTGTTATCAGGAGACGCTAGGTTTCGCTTCGGAATTGAAAAAAACAGCACTTTTTTCGTCAGCAGATTTCGCTCATCAAGTTATTGTTTGATCTGCCGCTGTTAGAACACCACAATATTCGTCCTTTTGGGGTTAATGCTCTCAATGGTGAATCGATCATTCGATATCCTCCTTTTTTTCCTTTTGTTGTGAGAACGGAATGGAAGAAAAGTAATGAAACCCGCGATGGCTACTGAATAACCTCCTTTGACTTTATCAATAATAAAGCCTTTTACCTTTGTA containing:
- the LOC127084796 gene encoding NADH-ubiquinone oxidoreductase chain 5 — encoded protein: MYLLIVFLPLLGSSVAGFFGRFLGSEGTAIMTTTCVSFSSILSLIAFYEVAPGASACYLRIAPWISSEMFDASWGFLFDSPTVVMLIVVTSISSLVHLYSISYMSEDPHSPRFMCYLSILTFFMPMLVTGDNSLQLFLGWEGVGLASYLLIHFWFTRLQADKAATKAMPVNRVGDFGLAPGISGRFTLFQTVDFSTIFARASAPRNSWISCNMRLNAITLICILLLIGAVGKSAQIGSHTWSPDAMEGPTPVSALIHAATMVTAGVFMIARCSPLFEYPPTALIVITSAGATTSFLAATTGILQNDLKRVIAYSTCSQLGYMIFACGISNYSVSVFHLMNHAFFKALLFLSAGSVIHAMSDEQDMRKMGGLASSFPFTYAMMLMGSLSLIGFPFLTGFYSKDVILELAYTKYTISGNFAFWLGSVSVLFTSYYSFRSLFLTFLVPTNSFGRDILRCHDAPIPMAIPLILLALGSLFVGYLAKV